Proteins from a genomic interval of Dermacentor variabilis isolate Ectoservices chromosome 8, ASM5094787v1, whole genome shotgun sequence:
- the LOC142591359 gene encoding uncharacterized protein LOC142591359 gives MLVATTHMEETYQYTFDCRITGPTTWDHKYDSHELPIIDVIKRLSDRGYLDLNIPVALSFTLKGFWYRPEKNVHEVYFAPGKPCGYIVGDPTVGSYTEVCENTTYQSHMTTFEKGHFFNYTFCREYDRTFVFDTLSSITQKVVLAHRAHRGLSFALFDIDYEDVFNLCPDNLYGAFDRVAAVRWLTDRFKELWEAAVTAGPESPAS, from the exons ATGCTTGTGGCGACGACCCACATGGAAGAAACGTACCAGTACACCTTCGACTGCAGAATCACGGGACCGACCACTTGGGACCACAAGTACGACAGCCACGAGCTTCCCATA ATCGATGTGATCAAGCGGCTCTCCGACCGGGGATACCTGGACCTGAACATCCCGGTGGCCTTGTCGTTCACCCTCAAGGGGTTTTGGTACAGGCCGGAAAAGAACGTACACGAGGTCTACTTTGCTCCGGGCAAGCCGTGTGGCTACATTGTCGGTGATCCGACCGTCGGCAGCTACACAGAG GTCTGCGAGAACACCACCTACCAGAGCCATATGACGACCTTCGAGAAAGGCCACTTCTTCAATTACACGTTCTGCAGGGAATACGACCGCACCTTCGTCTTCGACACCCTCAGCAGCATCACGCAAAAG GTGGTGCTCGCTCACCGCGCTCACCGCGGGCTGAGCTTCGCGCTTTTCGACATCGACTACGAGGACGTGTTCAACCTGTGTCCGGACAACCTGTACGGGGCCTTCGACCGGGTGGCCGCCGTGCGATGGCTCACGGACCGCTTCAAGGAGCTCTGGGAAGCCGCGGTCACCGCAGGCCCGGAGTCCCCGGCCTCGTGA